Below is a genomic region from Methanolobus sediminis.
TTTTGAAACATCAGTTTCAGAGTCACCGAGAATAATTGTGTTCGCTTCCAGAAGGTTCCATGAATAAACTGCATCAAGCCATTCTGCATTTGTTATTGCTGTTGTGACAGACATGCCTTCATCGATCATCATTTGAAGAGTATCTGTAATTGCATACTCACCAGTTGTTGATATGGCTGTTCTTTCAATCATGGAAAAAATATCACTCTTGAAAAGATAAATACCAGTGTTGATAAGATGACTTATAAGGGTCTTTGGTTTTTCGATGATCTCAACAACTTTCTTTCCTTTGGCAACTATTACTCCATAGCCACTGACATTATCTTTTTTGCATGTGAGTAATGTTGCATCACCTTCTTCACCATTGATCAGGTCTGCAATACCGTCTGATCCGATTATATTGTCCCCGTTGACAACAATAAATTTGTCCTCATCTTTTCCTATCAGATCGCGTGCCTGAAGAATTGCGTGTGCTGTTCCTATCTGTGCTTTTTGTTCCACATACTCTATTTTCACACCAAAGTTGATCCCATCTTCAAAATAGTCCATGATACGCTCTTTTTTGTAACCGACTACCAGAACTATCTCTTTAATATCATTCTTAACAAGAGCATTGATGATATGTTCAAGAATTGGCTTGTTTGCCACCGGAAGCATTACCTTTGATCTTGTAAGTGTGAGAGGCCGGCATCTTTTCCCTTCACCGGCTGCAAGTATGACAGCTTTCATGGAATATAATGCTCTTTAAAACAATTTATAAGTTGCCTTCATAAGTGTTTGAGATAACAATAGATTTCTGTATTTTGAAATATTCGTTACAGAGCTAACGCTGAAATCCAAAAATCATGAAAAAAAGAAAAGTTGTGTTTGACCAATTGGCCAAACAAAAGTTTGTAATTAAATCTGAAATATGTTTATCTGGTGATAAGCATCTCAGCAGTTTCTGGCTTGTATTTCCAGTCAGCTGGAAGAACCTTTGCGGACTGGTAGTATTTTACCAATCTTCTGATCTTGGATTCGGTGTTCTGGAGAGCACGCTTGTTGTGTACATCCTTGTGGTTGTAGTTCATGTGCTTTCTCATTCCGATTGCCTTTACGATAAGGTTGTAGAGATCTTCAGGTACAGCGAATTTTTCACCGTTTTCTTTCAGGATCTTTGTGATCTTCTTGCCGGTTGCAAGCTTTACATCAGGTACACCATACTTGTCCCTGAGGATCATTCCGATCTCGCTTGTGCTTACTCCCTGCTTCCAGAGATCAGCAACTACGGTTGTTACTTCTTCGCTGGTCATTGTTGACCATGAAGGTACTTCTGTACGAAGTGGTCTTGTAGGTCCAGAGTTTCCTTTCCTACGGGTGTGCATTTTTGCCATAATCTTCCTCCTGATAATTGTAATTCAAGTTTTAATTCAAGTTTTGATTAATTTAGCCTATATTGAATTTAGATAGGATTCAATATAGAATTGATGTTTTGATCCTTATCGAACTCTTGAACTTGGGAGTCGGTTCGATAAAATGTTAATGTGATTGGCGAAGTGCTACCTATGAAGTCAATCATCTCATATATATGTTATGATTGATGGAGCACTGCTCCAAATATGAGATTTTCGTCACCTGATTATGATATTAATTTATCAGCAAGTGAATTTATCAATAACTTCCTCGATACTCAGAAGTTCCTGTTCGCCGCTTGTCATATCCTTTAACATGACTTTTCCAGCTTCAACTTCCTTTTCACCTATTATGATAACGTGTTTAGCACCAATGTTGTTGGCATGTGATAATTGAGCTTTGAAGTTCCTTTTCATCAGGTCATTATATACAGGCATATGTTTCCTGAGTTCATTAGCCG
It encodes:
- the glmU gene encoding bifunctional sugar-1-phosphate nucleotidylyltransferase/acetyltransferase — protein: MKAVILAAGEGKRCRPLTLTRSKVMLPVANKPILEHIINALVKNDIKEIVLVVGYKKERIMDYFEDGINFGVKIEYVEQKAQIGTAHAILQARDLIGKDEDKFIVVNGDNIIGSDGIADLINGEEGDATLLTCKKDNVSGYGVIVAKGKKVVEIIEKPKTLISHLINTGIYLFKSDIFSMIERTAISTTGEYAITDTLQMMIDEGMSVTTAITNAEWLDAVYSWNLLEANTIILGDSETDVSKAKIEDSVSIKGSVCIGRNTTIRAGSYIVGPVIIGDNCDIGPNVVILPSTSIGNNVSIASFSYIKNSILMQDVRVSTHSNISSSVVGSNVTTGPNFITEEGEKLHIILENELNEAEKLGTVIGDDTDIGGNVLVRAGKMISSNCRIGSGKTIAEDVPTNALIN
- a CDS encoding 30S ribosomal protein S15, producing the protein MAKMHTRRKGNSGPTRPLRTEVPSWSTMTSEEVTTVVADLWKQGVSTSEIGMILRDKYGVPDVKLATGKKITKILKENGEKFAVPEDLYNLIVKAIGMRKHMNYNHKDVHNKRALQNTESKIRRLVKYYQSAKVLPADWKYKPETAEMLITR